In the Acidimicrobiales bacterium genome, GCCGTCGGCGTGCGGCTGCAGCGACACCACCAGCGAGCACGCCTCGCCCTCGTGCTGCACGACCACCTCGAAGATGGCGCAGCTCCGGTCGACGTAGCTCACGTGGCCGACGACGTGGCCGGCTTCCAGCAGCCGGGTGAACGCCTCCTCGGGCGGGGCCCCGATCAGCAGCCGCTGGCCCTCCTCGATCTCGGCGGTCATCCGCCGGGCGGCGGTGGCGGTCGGCCGGGGTGGGGGCGGCGGCGGTTCGGGCAGGCGGGCGCCGGAGCCGTGCAGCGCCCGGTTGAGCACGGCGTAGGCCTCGTTCACCTCCGCGGCCCGGTCCGTGGCGCGCGGCCCGGCCCGGTCGGGGTGCAGCTCGCGTATCAGCTTGCGGTAGGCCAGGCGCACCGCGGACCACTCGTCGGTGGCTAGGACGCCGAGCACTGCACGCGCTTCGTCCACCTCCACGGCCGGAATCCTCTCACCATCCGGCCGCGTTCGCGCAGTCAGTAACCGACGTTTCCGAGAGTGACGGTTGAAGCGGCGCCAGCCGCCTTCGCCATCTGGGGCGGCGGCGGGGTGGTCGGCACGGGTGAGCGGCTCAGGCGGGGGCGAGGAAGGCGCCCAGGAGGCCGCGGTACCAGCCGGGGTCGTGGCTGCCGGCGTGCTCCCGGGCGGCGTGCATGGCGAGCTGCGCCATGCCCACGTCGACGGTGGTGATGCCCAGGCGCGACGCCGTCACCGGCCCGATCGTAGAGCCGCACGGGATGTCGTTGCGGACCGCGAAGCGCTGCAGCGGCACCGCCGCCTCCTCGGCCGCCAGCTCGACCATGGCGCTGCCGGGGGCGTCGGTGGCGTAGCGGACGTTGGCGTTCACCTTCAGCACCGGCCCGCCGTTGAGCGCGATGCGGTGCTGCGGGTCGTGCTTGTCGACGTGGTTGGGGTGCGTGGCGTGCGCCATGTCGGCCGACAGGCACGCCGAGCGGGCCATCGCCCGGTGCAGCGACTCCCGGTCGCCGCCGCGGGCCAGCACCGTGCGCTCCAGCGTCACCGGCAGGACCGACGAGGCGGCGCCCCGGTCGGACACCGAGCCGATCTCCTCGTGGTCGAACAGGCAGACGACGGGCACGGGGCCGCCGGTCAGCCGGGGCGCCACGTCGACCAGCGCCTCGACCGCGGCCCAGCACGACGCCAGGTTGTCGATCCGCGACGACCCGATCAGCTCGTGGTCGCGCCCGACGAGCGACGCGGGCGTGAGGTCGTGGAGCATGAGGTCCCAGCCGAGGACGTCGTGGGGCGTCACGCCCAGCTCGTTGGCGACGAAGCCCTGGAAGCCGTTCTGGTCGCCGGCGCCCAGGCCCCAGATGGGGGTCAGGTCCTCCTGCGGGTCCACGTGGAGGCCCTTGGCGTTGACCTCCCGGTTGAGGTGGATGGCCAGCTGGGGGATCGTGCAGATGGGCCGGTCGACCCGCAGCAGCTTGACGTAGACGCCGCTGCTCTCCCGGCGCATCGCCACCCGGCCGGAGAGGCCCAGGTCGCGGTCGAACCAGCTGGCCTGGAGGGCGCCGCCGTACACCTCGACGCCGAGCTGGAGGGCGCCGGCGCGGGCGATGTCGGGGCGGGGCTTGATGCGCAGGTTGGGGCTGTCGGTGTGGGCGCCGACGATGCGGAACCCGTCGTGGGCGTCGTGCGCCTCGGTGACCGCCCAGGCCACCAGCGTCCCGCCCCGCACCACGAACCAGCGGCCGGCACCGCTGGGCCAGGGCGCGTCCTCGGCCAACCGGGTGAAGCCGACCTCGCTGAGCATGGCGGCGGCGGTGGTGCAGGCGTGGAAGGGAGACGGCGAGGCGTCGCAGAACGCCAGCAGACGACGGGCGGCGTCGAGGTCAACGGTGGCGGTCACGGTCGCCCGATAGTAGTGACGCACTGAGGCTGCCCGGACCTAGGTCGCCGGCACCGCCAGCCCGAGCGGCCCGGTGCCGGAGGCGCCAAGAGCGGGAGAAGTTCGTTCAGGTTGCTGTACGCCCGTTGCCGGTGCGGGGTTGCGAGGGCCGACCGGGAAGAATCACCCGGTGCTCCCGGCTCTCGACTTGGTCATCGTCCACCACTCCCAGCCGGCGCACGCGGTGGAGACGGTCGCCCGCTTCCTCGACCAGAGCGTCCCCGTGCGGATCGTGGTGGTGGACAACGGCTCGTCGGGCGACGACGTGGAGCTGGTCCGCAAAGGCATCCCGCCCCAGGTGGTGCTCCTGGAGCAGGGCGCCAACCTCGGCTTCGGCCCGGCCGCCAACGTCGGCTTCCGCTGGTTCCTCGACCACGGGCCCGCGCCCTGGCTGGGCGTGGCGCCCCACGACGCCCGGCCCGCCCCCGACTGCGTGGAGGTGTTGCTGGCGGAGATGGCGCGGCGACCCCGGTCGGGGCTGGCGTCGGCCGACGTGGGCGACGGCGTCACCCCGGTCGTCGACCGCTACTTCGGTGCCATCCCCGAGCGGGCCCGGGTGCGCCACGGCTGGGAGCCGGCCGGCTACCCGCACGGCACGCTGATGGTGGCCCGGCGGGAGTGCCTGGAGGACGTGGGGCTGTTCGACGAGCGCTACTTCGCCTACTGCGAGGAGGCCGACCTGGCGTTGCGGGCCCGGGCCCGGGGCTGGCAGGTCGGGGTGGTGCGGGGAGCGGAGGTCCGCAACGCCACCGTCGGCTCCCATGTCGCCGTGGTCGACTACCTGCAGCTGCGCAACACCCTGCTGCTCGCCCGCGACCACTTCGGCCGCTACGCCGCAACCGTACGCACCGTGGTGGCCCTCCTCGACCTGGTCACCGGCCTCGTGAAGCCCGACCGCCGGGGGCCCTACTGGGACGTCCGGGCCCGACTCCTCGCCCTGCGCGACTTCGTCCTGCGCCGCTTCGGACCGCCCCCGGCGTCGGTGACAAGCCGCCAGTGACCGAAATTGCGTGGGAGGTGGTCGCTCTGGGGCCGCCTCCCACGCAATTTCGGGGTTAGCTCTTGAGGCGGCGGTGGAGGCGGTCGGGGGTGTCCTCGAGGCCCGGGAGGGACGACTGCAGGGCGATCCCCGCCGCGGCCATCCGGTCGCCCACCAGCTGCTCGACGTCGGCCCACGTCGTCGCCCGGGGACCGTCGATGCCACGGTTGTAGGGGCGGTCGAAGACGATCACGTAGGCGCCGGTGTCCCGCAGCGCCTCGACGTTGTGGGGGGCGTCGTCGATGTAGCAGTCGGCCTCCACCTGGGGCTTGGCGCCGAGGAAGCAGAGGTCGCGGTAGGGGATGCCGACAGCGTCGAGCCAGGCCACGGTGTCGCCCACGGCCACGGCGTGGCCCCAGTTGTTGTAGAGGCGGTGGGTGATGATGCGGATCCACACGCCGGCGTCGGACAGCCGCCACAGCGCGTCGGCCGCCCCGTCCACGACCGGCATCGACCGGAAGATGCGGTGCTCCAGGACCGCCGACTGGTGCAGGCGGACGAAGTCGTCGGCCGCCAGGCCCCACTCCCGGAAGTTCCAGGAGCGGTCGAGCGGCAGCTCCTCGGGGTCGACGCCCCGATCGGCGGCGACGACGGCCCGGAACGCCACCGTGTAGTCGCCGCACACCTCGTCCAGGTCGACGCCGAGGACGAACCCGTCGCTCATAGGTGCGCAGTCAATCCCCATGCCAACCACCCCGCCGCCGCCCCAAGCGGTGAAGGCGGCCGGGGCCGCTTCGCTGTCAATCCTGTACCTCGGTGCTGCGCGACTGCCATATGCGACCGACGAACACATCGGCGACCAGCAACAGCACGGCCAGCCACCCCAACGGGTGCACCCGGCGCATCTCCCACGGCCAGTCGAAGCTCGGCTCGGGCCCCCAGCGGGCCTGGATGTAGAGCACGTAGAGCATCGCCAGGCCCAGCGCCGCCGGGCTGGCCAGCAGCAGCCAGCGGCGGAACTTCTCGTGCCGGGCGCCGATGCCCGCCGCCACGCCCACCACGAGCCCGATGAGCGCGCCCGCCACGATCCAGCTCAGGACGCCCACCGCCAGGCCGGCGACCCAGGCGGCCGTCCGGCTGGGGAGGGCGCCGTGGTAGCGGAACGCCAGGATCGGCGAGTAGGGCTCGGGCATGGCCGACGGCGCCACCACCGCCAGCTTGGGCCGCCGGAACACCAGGACCAGGCACAACAGGCCCGTCAGGATCGACAGGATCATGGCGACGTTCACCCCTCGCTGGGGCATGAACCGCAGCGACACCTCGAACGACTCGCTGGTCGGCACGACGTACCAGCCGTTGGCGAAGCCGTCGACCAGCTCGGGCGCGGCGAGCGTCTGGCCGTCGATGGTGGCGCTCCAGCCCTCGTTGTAGCTCTGCCCCAGCGTCAGCCAGAACGGCTCCTCCGGGGTGGCGCCCTCGACCTGCACCCGCAGGTGGTCGGGGTCGTCGTCCTCGACGGTGACGGTCGGCTGCGACGCGGCGGCCTCGTCGGCCTCGTCGTCGGGGATCGACTCCGCCACCAGCGTCGACGTGTCGGTGGAGGCGGCACCGCCGGCGGCCGACCGCAGGGACAGCTGGTCGATGTCGATGCCGCTGTCGAAGCCGTCCTCGGCGAGCAGCTCGACGTCGCCGCCGTTCAGCTCCAGCGGGGCGCCGTCGCAGGTGGTGATCGGCAGCGGGCGGCCGGCCATGGCGTCGTCCATCGGGCCGGTGATCCGCACCGGCACCCGGGTGGGCCCGACGGCCAGGAGGTCGCCGCGGCAGCCGCTGTCGAAGGTCTCCGGCAGGGCGGGGACCTTCGGGCCGGGCAGGCCGATCTCGGTGATGGCGGCGGGCTGGGCGATCGGGTTGTCGCTCACCCAGTCGTTGGTGATCTGCTCGTCGACGCCCACCAGCTTGAGGCGGAACTCGCTGCCGGTGACCGCCTCGGGCAGCGCCAGGTCGACGTCGACCGTGGCGTTCTGCTCGTCGCTGCGCTCCAGGTCACCCACGTCGAGCACGGCCGCCGGCCGGCCGTCCACCCACAGCTCCACCTGGGTGGGCACCGAGTGGAGGCGGTCCGTCACGATGGTGAGCGGCAGGTGGTCGATGGTGGTGGGCTGCTGCAGCACCACCTCCACCCACTGGTTGAGCGGGCGGCTGCGGACGGTGGTCCACGCGGTGGCGGGGTCGCCGTCGAAGGCGCTCGACGCCGTGCCGACCGTGCCGGTCAGGTCGCTGACGGATCGCACCCAGGTGGCCGAGCCGTCGTGCGGGCGACCGACCAGGGAGTCGATCACCTCGGCGTCGGTCCGTCCCGACAGCCGGGCCTCGCCGGTGAGGGTGAAGGAGCGCCCGGTGGGCAGCGAGAACTTGCGGTGCAGCTCGCGCTCCTCGTCGGACCGGGTGGGGTCGAGCGGGTCTTGGCGGATCCGGGTGAGCAGCACGGCCAGCGGGTGGTCGAGCGATGCCGGGCCGGCGGCGTCGAGCAGGTCGGTGGGCAGGCGCACCGCCTCCTGGAGGCGGGTGTTGAGCGGCGGCTCGTCGTCGGCCAGCACCTCGACCTCGGCGAACCCGACGCTGCTCTGCCCGGCGTAGCGGGGGAGCACGCCCTTCGAGTCCTCGAGGATCTCGATCTCGAACGACTGGAACGTGAGCCGCGACGGCAGCGTCACAGTCTGCCCGGGCTGCGTCCGCGACTGCTCGGTGACGTCGACGTCCACGTCGGTGCCGTCGTCGAAGTGGAGCCGCACCTTGGTGATGAACCGGGTGGCGGGCCCCTTGATGGGCTGGAGCAGGCGGAGGCGATCGGCGGTGGCGGGCCGGCGCAGGGTCAGCTCGAGGCGCTCGCCGGTGGTGGACACGAAGGCGCCGGTGCGCCAGGCGGTCTGCGGATCGCCGTCGACCGCCAGGATGGCCCGCTCCTCGGGCGAGAACGTGATCGGGTTGCCGTAGGAGGAGGCCTCGGCGTCGACGTCGCCGGCCCGGTCGACCACGGTCTGCGACTCGCTGCCGGCGTCGGGGAAGATCGGCAGCCGGTTGTCGCCCGCGTCGGTCTCGAGCTGGCCGCCGGTCTCCGTCTCCGTGTAGCCGCGGGTGTGGCGCACGGTGGTCCAGCGCTCGCCGCGCTTGCGGTTCGAGTCGGTGATCAGCAGGGCGGCGTCGTTCTCGAGGGCCGCGGCGACGTCGTCGTCGTCCAGGGTGGCGCTGTAGCGGATCAGCTCGGTGCCGTCGATGAGCCCGGCGCCCGCGGCCTCGACCAGCCCGGCCCCGTCGCCCGCCACCACCAGCGGGTTCGACGCCGACTGGGCTTCGACCAGCTTCACCGCGTCCTCCACGGGGAGGACGGCGACGGCGGGCGGGTCGGGGAGGCTGGGGTCGGTGACGAGCAGCAGCTCGTCGTCGAGCTGCACGTCCTCGACGGTGAGGTTGGGGTCGGATGGCCCGAACGGCACCGGCTCGCCCAGGCCGGGGGCCGACAGCACGAAGTCCCAGAAGTTGCGGGGACGTGGGGTGTTGTAGCGCTCGTACTGGAGGTCGCTCTGCACCAGGACGTCGCCGGCCCGCAGCAGGCGGGCGATGGCGGCGAGGGCGTCGGGATCCGCGGTGCGCTCCTGCAGGCGCAGGTCGAAGGCGTTGAGCAGGTTGGCCGATGCCGGTGACCCGTAGGGGATCAGCTCGCGCTGCACCGACGGCCGGTCGAGGAGCCCGGGCAGGATCGGGTCGACGGTGTTGCCCCAGCGGTAGCTGGCGAAGTCGCTGCCGGGGACGACCAGGACGCGGGTGTCGCTGCCCTGCTCGTCGAGATGGGCGGCCGCCTCGTTCCAGTACTCGGGGATGTCGGACGGCCGGCGCAGGTTGTCGGGCACGAACTGGCCCATCCACAGCGGCGGCAGGCACAGCACGGCGACCAGCGGGACGGCGAACCCCAACGGTCGGGCCACGTGCGGCCAGCGCCGGGCGACGCTGGCGACCCCGGAGCCCAGCAGCACGGCCATGCCCAGCACGACCAGCGGCACGGCCCGCGGGAGGCTGCGCATCGCCAGGCCGGCGTCGGAGCTCTGGAAGGCCTGCACCATCCGGGCGAACGGCGGCCCGTGGTCCCACGGGTAGGCGCCGATCGCCAGCGCCGTGCCGATCAGCACCAGCAGCACGAAGTAGGCCCGGTGCCGCCAGCGGGCGACGACCGCACCCCAGATGCCGCTCATCGGGACGAGGTAGGTGAGCAGCACCAGCGGCAGCCACTGGGTGTAGCCCCGGCTGGCCTCGATCCACGGGCCGAGGCGGTCGGTGCCGTAGAAGAACCAGTAGCCGAGGCCCCGCAGCACCTCGTGGCTCACCGACGCCGAGCTGACCACCTTGGCGGTCTCCGTGTAGCGCAGGATCTCGATGCCGTTGCTGCCCTGGACGCTCAGGCCGGCGATCCACCACGCCGACAGGGGCACGGTCAGCACGCCGATCTTCAGCGCCGCCCGGACGGCGGTGCGGGGTGGGACCTCGCGGGCACCCCACACCGAGTGCACCAGCCACAGCAGGGGCGCGAGGCCGACCAGCAGGAGCGCGGTGGCGTTCACCGAACCGCAGGTGGTCACCACCAGGGCGAAGAGCGCGGGGTAGCGCCAGCCCTTGTGCCGCACGGCCTGGATGGTGAGGGCGACGAGCCAGGGGAGCGCGCTGAACGGCAGCAGGATGGCGGACAGGCGCGACACCAGCGTCAGGAGGTACGGCGTCAGCGCGTAGACGAACACCGCGGCGTTCACGCCCGGCCCCCGCCAGCCGAGGACCCGGAGCAGGTAGGCGACCCCGGCCCCGGCGGCGAAGATGATCGTGCCCCACCACAGCCGCTGCGAGACCCAGTCGGGGAACCCGAGCTTCTCGGTGACCCAGTAGAAGGGCCCCATCGGCCACAGGTAGCCGATGTTCTGGTGGGTGACCGTGCCCATGCCGATCGACGGGTCCCACATCGACCAGGCGCGGCTCATCAGCCGGGCGGGGTCGAGGTACAGGTAGGTCTTGGTGTCGGCGCTCACCCAGCCCGGCCGCGTCAGCAGCAGGGGCAGGTAGGCGACGGCGGCCAGGCCGGCGTGGAGCTTGAGCGTCGTGCCCGTGGAGGCGCGCGCCAACGGGTTCCTCATCTGGCGCCGCGGCGCCTGGACACTTCGGCTGCCAGGATCCGCATGACCTGCGTCGCGGTCTGGCCCCAGGTCAGCGCCGCGGCCCGGGCGAGCGCGCCCTGGCGGAGCTGGGCGAGGCGACGGGGGTCGCCGAGCACGTCGACGAATGCCGCGGCCAGGTTGGCCTGCACGGCGCCCAGGTCGCCGTCGACGGGGGCGAGCACGCCGCTCACGCCGTCGACCACGGCGTCCTCGTGGCCGGCGATGCGGGTCGCCACGGCGGGCGTCCCGCAGGCGGCGGCCTCCGTGAGCGTCATCCCCCAACCCTCGCGCGCCGACGCCGACGCCACGACCCAGGCCTGGCGGTACAGGTCGATCAGCTCGGCGTCGCTGAGGTAGCCCCGCAGGGTGACCCAGTCGCCGCCGCCCACCTCGTCGACCGCGGCTTCGACGATCGGGCGTTCGTAGCCCTCGCCGACGATGTGCAGCCGCAGGCCGGGCACCTGCTCCCGGGCCTTGGCGGCGGCCCGCACGAGGAGGTCGTAGCGCTTCACGGGCGCCAGCCGGCCGACCGCGACCACGAGCGGCTCGGGGGCCCGCTGGTCGTCGGTGCCGGGGGTGAAGCGGGGGTCGATGCCGGGGTGGACGACGCTGACCTTGTCGTCGCGGAAGCCGAGGTCCTCGACCATCTCCTGCTTCGACGACTCCGACAGCGTGACGATGTGGGTGCGGCTGTAGAGCGGGGGAGCGAGCTTCGACTCCAGCAGCTCGCCCCACCTGGCGATCCCGGGCGGCAGCGTCATGCCCCACATCTCGGCGTGCACGTGGTGGAGGAACACGATGCGGGGGCCGAAGCACCACAGGGGGCTGAGGAACGGCATGCCGTTCCAGATCTCGATCAGGGCGTCGCGGGGGCCGGTGCGGCCGGCCAGCTCGGCGGCGGCGGCCCGGGGGAACACCATGTAGCGCCCGGCCCGGCGGATGACCCGGTAGCCGCTGCGCAGCGTCTCGGTGGGCTGGCCCTGCGCCCACGACGTGCGCAGGGTGACCTCCACCCCGGCGGCCGCCCAGCGCTTGGCGATCTCGTCGATGTGGACCTCCGACCCGCCGGCTTCGACGTCGTCGAGGTCGCGCCACGCCAGGGCGTGGACCCGCCGGATGCCCGCCGACGCAGCCAGGTCTCCGATCTTGTCGACGGTCTGGGACTCAGGCTCGTCGAAGTCGGCAGTGGTCACGGATCGTTGTCCTCCCCCAGCAGCACCGGCGCCCGGTGGGTCGCTCTATCGGTCCCGAAGATCAGGCGCCGGGTGGCCCGTATGCTACGGAACCTCGCCCCCTCGTACCAGCGTCCTTCAGCTACTTACTTGCCTCTACTCGTCGAACATGGAGCACATCGTGTCTAGCGCAAGTCCGGACCTCATCGAAGCACTCGAGGGTGTCGAGGGTTGGTTCAGCCCCGAACAGGTCGAACGGGTCTCGGCCGCGGCCGCGGCCGCTCCGCCCGGGGGGCGGATCGTGGAGATCGGGTCGTTCCGGGGGCGGTCGATGATCGCCATCGCCCGCTCCGCCCCCGACGGCGTGGAGATCGTGGCGATCGACCCGCACGCCGGCAACGACCGGGGCCCGCAGGAGATCGAGGGGTTCGAGGACGAGGCGGCGGAGGACAACGTGGTCTTCCTCCGGAACCTCGAGAAGGCCGGTGTCGCCGAGCGGGTGCGCCACGTCCGCAAGTTCTCCCACGACGCCCACGGCGACGTCGACGGGGAGATCGACGTGCTCCACATCGACGGCGCCCACCGCTTCGGCCCCGCCCGCGAGGACATCCTGGCGTGGGGCAACCGGGTGGTGGAGGGCGGCTCGATGCTGATCCACGACTCGTTCTCGTCGGTGGGCGTGACCGCGGCGATCCTCTCGTCGCTGACGCCGTCGGGGCACTGGCGCTACGTGGGCCGTTCCCGGTCCCTGGCCGAGTACCGCAAGGTGTCGGTGAAGGGGGCTGCCCGGGTGGGGAACGTGGGCCGCCAGCTCGCCGAGCTGCCGTGGTTCCTCCGCAACGTGACGATCAAGGCCCTGATGGTCGTGAAGCTCAACCGCGTCGCCCGCGTCCTCGGCCACGACGGCGAGCACTGGCCCTACTAGCCGACCGACCTGTCCGAAACCTCGACAGGAACGGTGGCTAGAGCGCCGTTTCTGTCGAAGTTTCGACGGGAGCCGGAGCCGGTGCCGGAGCCGGGGCCGCTGCGGGGGCCGGGGCCGGGGCCGGGGTCAGCTCCGGCTTGCGGCGGAGGATGCGGTCGCGGATGGCCCACCAGGTGACCAGCGACATCGCCTCGCCGATGATGTGCCAGCTCATCTTCGACACGCCGCGGACGCGGTCCATGAAGGTGATCGGCACCTCGACGATCTTGGCGCCGCGGCGGTGGGCCAGGTAGGCCAGCTCCACCTGGAAGCCGTAGCCGGTGGCCTTGGTGCGGCTGGCGTCGATGTCCTGGAGGACCGACGTCCGGTAGGCCCGGTAGCCGGCGGTGGCATCGCGCACGCCGAGGCCGAGGATCTTCGAGGCGTAGGTGTTGCCGATGCGCGACAGGAGGCGGCGGCGCCGGGGCCAGTGCGGGGTGGTGCCGCCCTTGATGTAGCGGGACCCGACGCAGACGTCGGCGCCGGCCTCGATCTGGGCGAGCAGCTCGGGCAGCTTCTCCGGCGGGTGCGACAGGTCGGCGTCCATCTGGACGATGACGTCGTAGCCGTCCTCGAACGCCCGACCGAAGCCCGCCCGGTAGGCGACGCCGAGGCCGCTCTTCTCGGGTTGGCTCAGGACGTCGATCTGGCCCAGCTCCTCGTTGGTTGTCTTGGCGAGGTCGGCCGTTCCGTCGGGGCTGCTGTCGTCCACCACGAGGACGTCCACTTGGGGTGCCGCAGCGCGGACCCGCCGTAGGACCTCGGCGATGTTGTCGGCCTCGAGGAAGGTCGGGATGATGACGAGTGTGCGCATCTGCCCAGCTCTACGATCGGTAAATAAAGTCCGTCAAGCGGCTCGTGTCCCCCCGTGACGGCCACTCCGCCGTGGCGGAGGGGCACCGTAGCCCAGCGGCAGCACCGTAGCTCGCGATGCCCGAGTCTGCCCGTGAGACGGGGTGGCTGGGGCTCAACACTTGAGGTACAGCTCGTACATGCCCCGGTCGTAGCGGGGGTCGGCCGGGTGGTAGACGCCGTAGCTGTCGTAGAGGCAGAACTCGTCGGCGATCACCTGGTTCGGCTTGTCGGAGCCGAGGTCCATCGAGGCGTTGGGCTCGTCCCAGTTGTCGTAGAGCGTGGAGGCGATGTACGCGTCGGCCTCGCTCAGCTCCTCGGCGAGGCCGGAGTCCTCGGTGTTGGTGATGCCCGGCTCCATCTCCAGGTAGTGGGTGCCCGGCTCGAGCTGAGGGAGCAGGTAGTAGAAGAAGGTCTCGGTGTAGGGGGTCTGGCGGAGGTCGCCGCTGCCGACGATGAGGCGGTCACCGGGCTCGGTGACCTGCTCGATGTCGTCGATCATGGCCTGGGCGGCGTCGGCGGCGTCGATCCGGCCGTAGTAGAAGGTGCGGTCCCGGTTGGTGATCGCCTGGATGCCCTCCGTCCGGTAGTCGAACGACTGACCCGTGTAGTCGGCGTACCAGCGCACGCTGTAGTGGGGGATCAGCGTGAACATGACCACGAGGGGGACGAGCGGCAGGGCGGCTCTCACGGCGGGGAGACGGCCGTCGCGCAGGCGGTACCACTCGAGGAGCGCGGCGGGGAGGAGGCCGAAGGGCACGGCGCTGACCCACGACAGGTGCGCCGTGTCGACCCGCTGCACCACCTGCGGCATGGTGCCGAGGCAGAAGAGGCCGAGGAGGAAGAGGAGCCAGCCGTGCGGGCGGCCGGCTCGACGGGAGCGGTGGCCGGTCCAGAGGACGAACGCCGTGACGGCGAAGAGGATCGGGACCCAGAGGAACACCTGCAGCGGCTGGTCGAGGTGGGGGAACGGCCACGGCCAGTTGCGGAACAGCAGGGCGTTGTTGAGGAAGCTGGTGAACTTGTCGGGGTCGGGCGGGAACGGGAGGGTGCGGCCGGGGCGGAGCTCGAAGACCGTCTCGACGACCATGCCGTTCACGACGTTGCCGGGCCCGGCCAGCGCCATGTGGAGGAGGTAGGGGCTGACGCCGAGGGCGACGCCGCCGGCGAGGGCCTTGCGGCCTCGGGCGTCGAGGCCCCAGAGGAACGCGGCACCGAAGGGAAGCCCCAACGCGAGGACCTGGTCGGGCCGGAACAAAAGGGCCGCGCCGGCCAAGAGGCCCGCTGTCACACTTCTTTGAAGGGAAACGACCCCATCAGGGTCGTTTCCCTTCAAAGACGACTGGGCCAAGCGGATGACGGCCCAGACGGAGAAGGCCATGCCCCCGGCCCACGCCAGGGCGGTGAGGCCGACGGGCGGCATGATCAGGATGGCGGCGACCGACCCGCCGAGGACCGCCGGCCAGCGTCCCCAGCGGTAGCCGACGTAGGTCACCCCGACGATGACGCCCAGCAACTGCAGGAGGCCGGCCAGGCGCTCCACCCAGAGGTCGACGCCGAGCACCTGGTAGAAGCCGGCGAGGGCCCAGAGGCTGCCGGGGCCGTAGAGGTGGAGGAAGTCCTTGTTGGGGATGTCGCCCTCGAGGACCCGCTCGGGGAACACGAGCATGAACCCCTCCTCGAACGGCGCCCCCGGCGTCCGGAAGAACCCCACCAGCGGCAACGCGACGACGATCCCCACCACCACCGCCACCACCCACCACGAAGGCACCCACGCCCACCTACCCCGGCCACCACCGTCGTCGGTGTCACCGGTGTCGGGGACCACCTCGTCCATCTCGTCCTTCGCAGCTGTCGTGCCTGTCGTATCTGTCGGTGTGGCGTCGACCGTCATGTCGTGGCTCCGGGAGCTCGGACGTCCCAGGGGAGTCGGACCGGCTGCCAGCTCGAGAAGAGCTTGCGGTCGCGGTCCTTCAGGAGGAGGGCGGGCCGTTCGACCAGGTAGTACGAGATCGCCGCCAGCAGGATCGAACCGACCAGGCTGAAGGCGAGCATCGCGGGGAACCAGCCGCTGAGCAGGTAGGTGCCGTCGGGCGCCTGGATGTCGCGCATGTCCCGGTAGATGTCGGTCACCCCCTCGTGCCAGAGGTAGATGCCGTACGACAGCACCCCCAGCGTCACCATCACGCGCGTCCCCAACCAGCGCAACGACCGAGGGAGAGTCTCGCCCGCCAGCGCCACCGGTGCCAGCAGCAGGATCCCCACGGCGGCGTAGAGGAGCTCCTTGGTGACGGCCTCCCGGGCGCTGTCGGAACCGAGGACGTCGAGGCCCGCCTGGGTGGATACCGCCCAGAAGGCGACCGCCGCCAGCCCCCAGCACACCAGCGGGTGGCGCCGCACCAGCTCCAGGGCGGCCAACGGCCGGTCCCGCCGCCGCGACCACTCGAAGGCGAGCGCGAGCGCCATCCCCGGCACGAACATGTGGAAGTTGCTGGTGATCCAGTGCACGCGGGGATCGGTCACGAACTCCTCGAAGAAGCTGTGGCCCGCCAGCGAGTTGCCGCCCACCGACTCGACCCACGCCCGGAACCCCAGCGACGCCGCGGCCACCACCGCCAGCA is a window encoding:
- a CDS encoding alpha-(1->3)-arabinofuranosyltransferase family protein, with protein sequence MARASTGTTLKLHAGLAAVAYLPLLLTRPGWVSADTKTYLYLDPARLMSRAWSMWDPSIGMGTVTHQNIGYLWPMGPFYWVTEKLGFPDWVSQRLWWGTIIFAAGAGVAYLLRVLGWRGPGVNAAVFVYALTPYLLTLVSRLSAILLPFSALPWLVALTIQAVRHKGWRYPALFALVVTTCGSVNATALLLVGLAPLLWLVHSVWGAREVPPRTAVRAALKIGVLTVPLSAWWIAGLSVQGSNGIEILRYTETAKVVSSASVSHEVLRGLGYWFFYGTDRLGPWIEASRGYTQWLPLVLLTYLVPMSGIWGAVVARWRHRAYFVLLVLIGTALAIGAYPWDHGPPFARMVQAFQSSDAGLAMRSLPRAVPLVVLGMAVLLGSGVASVARRWPHVARPLGFAVPLVAVLCLPPLWMGQFVPDNLRRPSDIPEYWNEAAAHLDEQGSDTRVLVVPGSDFASYRWGNTVDPILPGLLDRPSVQRELIPYGSPASANLLNAFDLRLQERTADPDALAAIARLLRAGDVLVQSDLQYERYNTPRPRNFWDFVLSAPGLGEPVPFGPSDPNLTVEDVQLDDELLLVTDPSLPDPPAVAVLPVEDAVKLVEAQSASNPLVVAGDGAGLVEAAGAGLIDGTELIRYSATLDDDDVAAALENDAALLITDSNRKRGERWTTVRHTRGYTETETGGQLETDAGDNRLPIFPDAGSESQTVVDRAGDVDAEASSYGNPITFSPEERAILAVDGDPQTAWRTGAFVSTTGERLELTLRRPATADRLRLLQPIKGPATRFITKVRLHFDDGTDVDVDVTEQSRTQPGQTVTLPSRLTFQSFEIEILEDSKGVLPRYAGQSSVGFAEVEVLADDEPPLNTRLQEAVRLPTDLLDAAGPASLDHPLAVLLTRIRQDPLDPTRSDEERELHRKFSLPTGRSFTLTGEARLSGRTDAEVIDSLVGRPHDGSATWVRSVSDLTGTVGTASSAFDGDPATAWTTVRSRPLNQWVEVVLQQPTTIDHLPLTIVTDRLHSVPTQVELWVDGRPAAVLDVGDLERSDEQNATVDVDLALPEAVTGSEFRLKLVGVDEQITNDWVSDNPIAQPAAITEIGLPGPKVPALPETFDSGCRGDLLAVGPTRVPVRITGPMDDAMAGRPLPITTCDGAPLELNGGDVELLAEDGFDSGIDIDQLSLRSAAGGAASTDTSTLVAESIPDDEADEAAASQPTVTVEDDDPDHLRVQVEGATPEEPFWLTLGQSYNEGWSATIDGQTLAAPELVDGFANGWYVVPTSESFEVSLRFMPQRGVNVAMILSILTGLLCLVLVFRRPKLAVVAPSAMPEPYSPILAFRYHGALPSRTAAWVAGLAVGVLSWIVAGALIGLVVGVAAGIGARHEKFRRWLLLASPAALGLAMLYVLYIQARWGPEPSFDWPWEMRRVHPLGWLAVLLLVADVFVGRIWQSRSTEVQD
- a CDS encoding glycosyltransferase family 4 protein, whose translation is MTTADFDEPESQTVDKIGDLAASAGIRRVHALAWRDLDDVEAGGSEVHIDEIAKRWAAAGVEVTLRTSWAQGQPTETLRSGYRVIRRAGRYMVFPRAAAAELAGRTGPRDALIEIWNGMPFLSPLWCFGPRIVFLHHVHAEMWGMTLPPGIARWGELLESKLAPPLYSRTHIVTLSESSKQEMVEDLGFRDDKVSVVHPGIDPRFTPGTDDQRAPEPLVVAVGRLAPVKRYDLLVRAAAKAREQVPGLRLHIVGEGYERPIVEAAVDEVGGGDWVTLRGYLSDAELIDLYRQAWVVASASAREGWGMTLTEAAACGTPAVATRIAGHEDAVVDGVSGVLAPVDGDLGAVQANLAAAFVDVLGDPRRLAQLRQGALARAAALTWGQTATQVMRILAAEVSRRRGAR
- a CDS encoding class I SAM-dependent methyltransferase, with amino-acid sequence MSSASPDLIEALEGVEGWFSPEQVERVSAAAAAAPPGGRIVEIGSFRGRSMIAIARSAPDGVEIVAIDPHAGNDRGPQEIEGFEDEAAEDNVVFLRNLEKAGVAERVRHVRKFSHDAHGDVDGEIDVLHIDGAHRFGPAREDILAWGNRVVEGGSMLIHDSFSSVGVTAAILSSLTPSGHWRYVGRSRSLAEYRKVSVKGAARVGNVGRQLAELPWFLRNVTIKALMVVKLNRVARVLGHDGEHWPY